gcggaccccctcttaatagtacggctttcctacgactcaaacccactaaaaagaaacgtagaaaagacgccgtcttcaatagtcttcgaggcgcacccaaccgtcttgtgcctggcgatgaaatgtctgggatactcaaggcacacgattagtccgcaaacgcgttgtcatcaatcaccaaaacaccttagggataaacatGCCCTTACAGCTAGCCCATCTTTAATTGCGACTGCCATGGATCGCATGTGATGCCGGCGCCGTGCACGTGGAGCCATATCCTCATGGATGCCCAAGGAACCTGCCTTAGCGCCGTGGGCCGTCCACTCCACAGGCGCACTCGCACGTGATGAAGTAACCAAAATATGGTATATGTCATTGTACTTATATGCAAAAAAGTTAGTATACCGATTATAGATATGCTAGTACAAGTTCTATGGATGTTTTGTACGTACACACACATATTAGTTTATCTAAGGAACAAACTATTGGAGCATACATATGCATGCACAACATCCATTGAACATCCTTAAAACATGGGTGAACTCATTACTTTTTTACACAATGCACTATGGGCAAAATGGTATTTTCACCTCACACTTGACACCGTTAGTACCTAAAATGGGCGGAAGTGTCATATAAGGAACACAGTTTACTTTAAGTGTGAAAtagggattttttttattttgggccaaaTAGGGAAGTaaattttaagaaagggccaaataagaaATTCTCTCCTAGTTTTACCCCAAAGTACCTCCACCACTCATCTTTGCCATCCTCCGCAACTAGAGCGCTCATAGTTTGGCCAAGTATTCAGTTTTGCTTGATGAGGGTCGTCATTTGTGGCTTGGTGCTCCGCACGACCCCTTTCGTATCCTTATGAACATTTCTTTTCAATAAAGCTTAGTCTCGCCCCTAAAATAGATCTCCAATACGTCCATAAAAAAAGAATCTTCAACACAAACGGTTTAGGTTTAGTGTTGCTGCTACACATCAAGCTATGATGTCATTTGATATCACAACTTTACCAAATAAATGTTTGAATTATCCGAGGCATATAGTCGATCTACCGAGGATCAACAATCACACGAGGCACGTCATCAAAATTTGTAAACAGGGTTCACCAGATTGGCTACATCCAcagggccttgtgttcgactgtAGTTTTTCGTATATATAGGTAGTATTTCAACAAATATTTTATAGATTAAATTGATGGTAAAAAATAAATCTCACATGGTCAGTTGCGTCAAGAGGGGGTGCCATACAAACAATCTTCCAACTTAGAACGTAAAATTCATTTACATATCACACAGTGCACATTGAAATTCTCGCGAGCCTAAATTCAGCTCTCCATTCGTCTCTAGTCATGATCTCTTGTAGAATGAGTTTTGCTAGTATGGTTTCAACTGAACCGACCCATTTAAGCCCATGATTCTATCAAGCCATTTTGTCTCTACACATGTGGGGCGTCGATTTCGAGACATAGCTCCGGCATGCGTACAGATAATCGGCTTACATCAGGACGTAGCTTCGGCTCACCTCTCGCGTGGTGCTACTGGGCCAGCCTAGTATTGTAGATGCGGCGTGAGATTTTTTTTCTCCGTGTTGTTTCATATCGGATGTTTTCACTCTTTGCAGTGGCTTTCTTCGGGGTTTTCTTTTCTTCCATCAATTTTCACCTCTTTTTTTgcaacacatgtctacatttttcgTACACATTAGCATTTTTTGTATACAGCAGGACCATTCttttatttttcaaatacatgacaaacattttttcaaatatatgtatTGACGTCTATTTTTTCATCTGCGTTGTACATTTCTTGTATAATTAAAAATAATTTTAGTACATGTTTAAAAAAGTTAAATATATttattgaatatttttcaaatacatgttaaaCAGTTTTCAAATACACACTAAAACATTTTTCTGAATGATATAAGACATTTTTAAAAGATGCGAACAATTTTTTTACATTATATAAACATATTTCTTTAAAATTTCACAAACATAATTTTGAAACGCTTGAACAATTTTTAAAGCATAACTTACATTTGTTTCAAAAGGCATGAAATATTTCTTTTGAATTACAGAGACATTTATTGTGATGTTATAGAAAATAAAAAATGTCGTGAACACTTTCTAAATGCCGCAAATGTTTTTCTAATGCTATCAACATTTTTCAGAAACTACACTAAAAAAATCGATGTGGTAACGTTTTTCTGGTTCACGGTGAGCATTTTTTCAAAATTTAAGCACATTAAGTTTTTCAGAAAATAGGTATttataatatattaaaaatatattagaaaaaataaaaaaaggacgaGAAAGATCAATAAAAATAGTTGTACATGTACCTGGGTAATTATGGGCTGAACCATTTATTGTCCTTGAGGCGAGACGTACTTGTCCCATGCTATGGGCGAGAGACAAAGCCGCCCCACTCTACGGGTCAAAGTTCAAAGGCGCGCGTTCATTGATTTTGATATCGCGTCATCAGGTTTAGAGCTGGCATACCATCTTGAGATACGAAGTCACTATAGgtgcctcgtagttgagggaaacgTCTCCTCCCTCTGAACGTGTATCGCCGAAAATTCTAAAATATATCCAGGAGAAATGCGAGCAACATGACTTGAactctggtgggctggggatactaTTGTCCTCCTAACTATTTGCTGGCATAGCACGATTTAATTAGGCAGTGTATGTACGTGTTAGGTATTGTACACATGTATGCCAATCAACTGAGTACTTAGATTGGTCCCATGAATCATCATGATCAAATGAGGACCATTCATTTATTATTGTGTGGCTCTAGGTTCGGATGACGCGCAGCTGCTGATGTCTGTCCTCTGTTCTGGGCGATCatgagggcatgtacaatgcatagccccAGAGTGATGCCTCACATGTCATGTAGGATCGGATATCAGGTAAAATAGGTTTGGATAGGGAAGTGGGATCCTTTGCAGGAGGCGGGTGCTTGGAGAGAAAAAATATGGTCCGATGTCAAAAGCTAAAAAGGTTGGATCAAAAAGTagagtctttattttctatttgttaATAAGACCCACTAGTTGTAGCTTGCATTGGAAAGAAGAAATAATTATAGATGGCTCAAACTACTTTTTGTCATGGGacatatgtatccatatgccatCATTGAACATGTCCTGATAAGAATCGATCTTCACTTGGCTTCGGAGTTGTTTTCTCCTTTCAAAAAGGTGCAACTAATCTTTGGGAGACTGCTTCGGAGTTCCTGTAGAACAGGTTGCTGGATCGGTGGATCCTCCCACTACTGTTGTGCGGTCGTCTTACGCTCTGTTTTGCTCTGGTCACCGGTGGGTGGAAGGGCCCCAGGCCCCGAGCAGCCTAACTGTTCTCGCGATGAAGGACATAGCTTATGATCATCGGCTTTGATCATGCTATTAGGCATTTGATTAGCACTGTGATCCACAAATCAAGAAAGACGAACTGATGGCCAAACAAATCAGGCCCTAATTTCTTAGCACTTATGATTAGCTAACAAATCAACTTCACACGTACGGTGCTACTTAATCAAGGCAATTTGGTACATACCAAAAAAAGGTCGTCCCCCGGCCGGACAGCCAGCCAGCTCGCGGCTTGTACTGACAAGACCCACCGAAGGAGGGGCATGCAACTTCTCGACCTTCCATCACGTACGCATCATATTCTGGGCCTTGAATGAGCCTGAAAGCAGCGCCATGGCGGCCGAGTTGGTCATTGTCGACCTCCTGCTGCTTCCTCTGGGCATAGGCTGGTCCTCCGCTCCAAACGTTTCATGGTGCGCCGATTTCGACGCAGCATCCTCTGCCCTAATTAGATTCATTAGGCATTATACAATGTAAGGTGCTTAGCGGAGATGTTTAGAAAAATAAATCAGGCTTTCTCCAAGGTCCTCCGCTCCAAACGTTTCATGGTGCGCGATTTCGACGCAACATCCTCCGCTCTAATTAGATTCATTAGTGGCTTAAATAATTGGGCCCGCGTACCAGCCGTGCCATTGCCATTGCCATCCACCCACGCATTTTGCAGGACCCTTAGAAGAACACATTTTGCAGGTGGGTGGCTGCCTGGTGCGTGCACGCATATACTGTTGCATGCATGGACGATCAGTTGGCAGCGTGTTGTTTCGTGCCACCAGATGCACGTAGAGCACGTTGGCCACCAGTAGAATCTATACGATGGAGAGATATCAAAGGGAAAAATCTACACAGTGGAGTGGGAGCTGGGCTGCTGGGGATGAGACGAGGCCGGTCCTTGGTGCTTCAATGCCTCGACGTCGACGTGCAACCGCATTTTCCATTGCTGTCACCAGTGACACGTACGCCACTGCTCAAGCTCTCTGACTCGGAACAGACTCGGATCCGTCCACTGCTAGCTCGTCCATCTCCTACTGCCACGTAGGTTAGCCAGTAGCTTCTTCGCCCGCTATATATATGGACTACGTGGTTGGCCAGCTTGTGTGCCCTCGATCCTACCATCACATAGGCCCGGCGTCCGGAGCGATAATCAGCgaagatggtggtggtggcgcGGGTGGCCGGTGGGTTGCTGCGCGCCCTCCTCTTCGGCGTCTTCGGGGCGGCCGGGACGGTGGTCGGCGCCGCGTACGGCCTCCTGTCTGGCTTCGTCGACGACGAGGACGGCTTCGCGCAGGGGACGCTGCTGGGGGCGCTCGCCGGAGCGCTCATGTCCCTCGACCTCGTCCACTCCCTAATGGCCATATGGGGTCACCGCCGCCATGACGACCACTGCTCCCCCTTGGACGCTCACGCCGGGCGAATCAAGCGCACCATCGGCGCCGTTGTCCAACTCACGGCTCTCGCCGACCCGCAGTACTGCGGAAGACGAGGCGACAGCGCCGTCGTGGGCCTCGACCGGCCGGCAAGATCGTCAAGCTTCGGCTTCTTTCCGCCGGTGGCCGTCGGTGCTGCAAGTGGCGGCTGCTGCCCCATCTGCCTCCAGGAGTTCGAGGCCGGCGGCGAgcgcgcggggcggcggctccCGGCGTGCTCCCACGTCTTTCATCTCGAGTGCATCCGTAGCTGGCTCCTCCGCAAGCCCGACTGCCCCATGTGCCGTCACGCCGTCCACTAGCTCTGTCCAGCGGCAAAGAGGTCAATTTGTGATTTCAGATGTTTTTGGCGATTTCAGTTCGTGGTCACCGTGTGTGCTTTTACTTGGGAGCCGCCACGTGTTACGTGTATATTGGTTCGTCATAgctactagtactcccttcgtttttatttagtccgcgtattagctttagtcaaagtcaagctttgtaaactttcaccaaatttataaacaaaaatattaacatatacaataacaaacctataccattagatttattattgaatgtactttcacatcatatatattttttATAGGAAATGTTTGTACTTTTTTCTaaaaatttggtcaaaatttacaaagtttgacttcaatcaactctaacatgcagagtaaataaaaacggaaggAGTACAAGGCTAATGACCGTTTTCCAGTCAACCAGTGAAAAGTCAACCACAACACCTAGTAGTGTACACCGAAGTGCAATACAGTTTTTTTTCTATAGCAAACAACACCAGAGATTTGAATAGTAACTTTCGtcttcctgactgtctactacaacatggTCTGCCCGGCTTCGGTGATGGAGTGCGATGACAGCGACGCACCTTCGGCTcgtttcagtgcttgtagtcgttgttAGATGGTCTACAAACTTGATGTAATTTTTACCTCTGATGTTCTTTGTACTATATTGACAGTTGATGAATGGATTAAAAGTTTTTGTCGCAAAAAAAATCATGAGAGATTTGAAAGGTAACTTTTGTGTTCTTCTGGACGAAAAACAAAGTAAAACTGTAACTTTAAAAATTAGAATAGTAACTTTTATATAGAACTTTTTTTTGGCATATAACACCATAGAAGTCATTTCTCCGCAAAAATTAACATGCCAGTATAACGCTAGACCATGTTGGTTACAAAAAatttcataagtatttgaattattttaatattttttgaacGTGGGTGCGACTGGAACTAGGTTTTGTTGTGTATTTTCGTCTATGTTTCTCCTTAAAAAAAGTTACATGTGCACTTTTCATTTTCAAAGAAACCTTTGATTGGATTGGTACATGCATGAAAATGCtgcgacgtggtcatcaaaaccactTCCGTTGAGATAAAATCAATAAACTCATAAACAATTATTAATAGATAGCAAACCCTTATAATATACCCCAACTTTCCTAGATTAGAAGGTATTCAGGCATTTTGAGTTTTTACGTTGACAATCAATTAGACAAATACCCCCCAAAAAATCGATTAGACAAATACCCACAATTTTTTTtacacaaatatgcatatatgagTAACGTAAACTGTTGAAAACTTATTTTGAATGACAAATCAATGGCACAAAATCCACATGTTTGTGTTAGTTTCACTACTAGTAATAGTTTGCGCATGAAATTGATAGCTATATGGTCCGTGAAGAAGAAGAGTACATACGCTCGTCCAGTTCACGATGTAAACTTCATTTCAATATCACGGACAAGCACACTCTGATTACGGAGAAGAGAGTACACAAGGGAAGTCTCTGCTGGCATCAATTCTCTGTACGTCTCCCCCGTTGTAGAAATGGTTTTGCTGCTACTCTACTGTGATTTCGAGCGAGTTGACCCCATTAAAGCCCGAAGCTGCGATTCCATCAAGTTGTCCCCGTCAGCTAAAATAAAGCGGATtctcaaataaaaaaataaaataaagcgcGCTGGTTAAGCACGATCGACCATTGTTATGTAGCGTGAGGAAGGAGGAGGACGGGTTCATGCAGGGGACGCTCCAGGCCaggcgacaagtaattcggaacggagggagtacaacaataGCGTAGCTTGGAGCGAAATTGAGAGAGATCGAATGCAAAACAAATGAAATCAGGTTGTAACTTCTAATGAGTTTCACCCACCGAAAGACCGACAGCTTTCGACCTCCGATTATTTAAGCATGCATGTCGACTTCCTGGGGCAATGCTTGCAGTTTTGAATGAGTTGAGCCGACGTGGTTTGAAGCCTGAAAGCGGCATGCTGATGCCTGAGCGATGCCTCTGGTGCTGTCTCTATACGTGCCTTGATTTTGACACGGCATCCTCCTCCTGCTGACCTGCTCTAATTACAATACATTCATTCATCACCAGCTTGATTAGTTCCAAGTTCCAACCCACACATACTATTACTAGTACGGCCAAGATTCGTGTGTGTTCTTCTTCGGCCGCTGCTGCCTACCCTGATAATAACCTACCCTGGCTGCTCAAGTCCGCACTTGAGCTGctatacggagggagtatatctgaaAGTTGCGGAATGAAATGCGCTTTCAGGGCAAGGTGTGGCCAGGCATGCGTTGGACATGGACGTCGACGATCGACCTCCCCTCCCCGACGAAAAGCTCAAGTCTGCTGGGGCAAGAGGCAAGACGCGTCGCAAGCGTCGTACTACCACATTTGGATAGAAAACACAGGGGACTgaacctttttttccttttagaactTACGCAACTGTCTGATTCCGTTTCAGTGGTGTTCCTGTGGTTCTTCTTCTAAAAGAAAAAAAGGTGCAACACAACTCCCTTTTCATTCTATTTTTGCATTGCACTTTTGATCAATTTCTCCGTCCGGTTTTATCAGGCGCCCTCATCTTCTGAATTAGTCAACAAAGAGAGCCGCATGTGATGCCGACACAGGTAAGGTAGATTTGGGACAAGTAGATATAGAGAGTAATGACTTGCTGGTAAACCACAAATATGCGTTGATTGATGACACCAGAGACGCTCGATCGGCTTGGTTgggtgcgcgcgtgcgtgcgtgcaatgccgccgccgccgccgccagagccaAGCTGATGACAAGCGTACAGCACAATACTCACGGACGCGGTTTTTGTCCTTCGCGTTCCATTCACAGCGGCAATCCAGTCCGCTAGCGCTAGCATGTGGATTCGCGTTGCATGTCGGCCAGGACAGAGTGGGACCGATGACCGCTCTCGTATTCATCTGTATCTCAATTTATCACCCCTCCACTCCCACCGTATTCCACAGTAACGGACCCCCCTTCCCTGCCCCCACCACCACACTACCCCCTTCTTCCTCATTTGTCTCTAGCAAAACAGAGCATTGACCACGAGCTGTTCTTTCTCAGCGTCAATGGCGCCTAGGAATGGCTACACAGGAGAAGGAGGGAGCTCAGTCATATCCACGGATCTAAGCCATGCCAGTGTTGAATCAGGCGAATCTCTTCAGGTTATGTTTGCTCCCCTCTCTTTTCCCACTCCCTCCTTTTTCTTTTGGTCAGATCCGCTTCTTCTTAACCTCTTTTCATCTTCTGATCTGCAGCCCATCCAACCTACGGCCGATGTACCT
The window above is part of the Triticum aestivum cultivar Chinese Spring chromosome 2A, IWGSC CS RefSeq v2.1, whole genome shotgun sequence genome. Proteins encoded here:
- the LOC123184590 gene encoding NEP1-interacting protein-like 1; protein product: MVVVARVAGGLLRALLFGVFGAAGTVVGAAYGLLSGFVDDEDGFAQGTLLGALAGALMSLDLVHSLMAIWGHRRHDDHCSPLDAHAGRIKRTIGAVVQLTALADPQYCGRRGDSAVVGLDRPARSSSFGFFPPVAVGAASGGCCPICLQEFEAGGERAGRRLPACSHVFHLECIRSWLLRKPDCPMCRHAVH